The following is a genomic window from Pseudomonas parafulva.
GTGACCGTGAGTGAGTGCCGCGCCGCTGACAACCCCGCGCATGTCCTGGTCAGCCTCGATGCCGCTGGTAATCCGCTGCTGGCACGCATCACCCGGTACTCCGCCGACCAACTTCAGGTGCAGCCCGGACAGAGGCTGTGGGCGCAGATCAAGTCGGTGGCGCTATTGACCTGAGCAACTAGGTCACGCCCGTTGTCCACCGATCAGACGATTGGTCGATGGACGACGCCATGCCCGAGATCACCCTGCCCCGCACCCTGCACTACGTCGACGACACTCAGCCCGGCTTGAGCCGCAAGCGTTGGCGCGATCGCTTCATCTACCTGGACCCGGACGGTAACCGAGTCCGCGACAAGGAGGTGCTGGCGCGCATCGCAGCCCTGGTGATTCCCCCGGCTTACACCGATGTGTGGATCTGCCTGGACCCACAGGGCCACCTACAGGCCACCGGCCGCGATGCCCGTGGACGCAAGCAGTACCGCTACCACGTGCAATGGCGAACCTTGCGCGACGAACACAAGTACTCACGCATGCTGGCTTTCGCCCAGGCCTTGCCGAAATTGCGCAGGCAACTGGACGTGCATCTGTCACGCCCTGGCATGGATCGGGAAAAAGTCATGGCGCTGGTGGTCAGTCTGCTCGACAACACACTGATCCGTATCGGCAATCGCCAGTATCTGCGTGACAACAAATCCTACGGACTGACTACCCTGCGCAACCGCCATGTCGAGGTCAAGGGCAGCACCATTCGCTTCCAGTTCCGCGGCAAACGCGGGGTCGAGCACAGCATCACGTTGCGCGACCGTCGCTTGGCTCAACTGGTCAAGCGCTGCATGGAGCTGCCGGGCCAGGAGCTGTTCC
Proteins encoded in this region:
- a CDS encoding DNA topoisomerase IB; this translates as MPEITLPRTLHYVDDTQPGLSRKRWRDRFIYLDPDGNRVRDKEVLARIAALVIPPAYTDVWICLDPQGHLQATGRDARGRKQYRYHVQWRTLRDEHKYSRMLAFAQALPKLRRQLDVHLSRPGMDREKVMALVVSLLDNTLIRIGNRQYLRDNKSYGLTTLRNRHVEVKGSTIRFQFRGKRGVEHSITLRDRRLAQLVKRCMELPGQELFQYVDDSGERHRIGSADINLFLQQLTGADFTAKDYRTWGGSTLALNLLQPLAWQPETEAKRQVTTIVREVASRLGNTPAVCRRCYIHPAVLEHFHLGRLADLPRVRARKDMEREEVALLGFLRALEAL